Within Dermacentor variabilis isolate Ectoservices chromosome 8, ASM5094787v1, whole genome shotgun sequence, the genomic segment GTAAAAGGTACGGGAAAAAGCAGCATATCAGCCAGGAATTGATCGACAGTGGCCAAACACTGGAAGTATCAACCTCTtggagccaacattttgacaaaAGGACTTGTGTTTGTTCCTTTGCTGAAACATTGGCTGCGTAGAGTTTTCGGCAGGTGCTGCTAGAGAGAATTCTGGCGCTAAAGTCTACATAGCTGAAAGTTTGGCAATTCAGCCAGTACGGGAATCATCGGTAGTGTctatggatttgcctaaacttcgtccttctggcttgaaACAGCTTTGCAACGTTGCAAATTGAGCGCTTTCAGCAAAATATATTGTGCGACAAATTCAGTAGCTTGCAACGACGACGCACAAGTGCGGCAACTGAGAAAGACAAAGCAAAATAACGCCACAAGAATTTCTGAAGCCGCAACCACAAAGATCAGACCAATCCTTGTACCATACATCATTCCTGTGGCGGCGTCCGGAGTTCTCTCTAGTCATTTTGCAAGAAACTCTGTGGTTGGTTCCAAGCCAACTCTGTGGTTGACTTGCGTTGTTAAGCCACGGTTCATCGCTTGAAGGGCCACGTTcttggacgatcactttcggggaTACAATCACTTTCCCTAGATTTCACGTCACTTGGCATCAGACGCACCGGCGCCTATGGACGACAGTGGTCCTGCTGCTACTGTGGCAAGTGTTCTTGGCAATCTGCCAGGAACACTGAGTCACGCGAAGTCTTGCAAAAGCAATCACATGCCCGAAAGTGATCATCCGAGAACACCACTCCAAGGTTTCCCTCATCTCGGCAAGCTGGGAATGTATCAACATGGTTCTACCATGCTGCGTGTCAAGGTACATTCACGATACCGATAATCATACTAGTACCTAGCACATACGGTTGCATCGTCATCAGTTATGTCTTTGGCTCTAACATGCAGTTGACAGGGTAAAGCATACAAAGGAGTCCAGCTATGTGACTGCTGCATAGAAGTTTTCAAACAATTTTACACTTTGCCATTGACAGTGTGGCATTTCTCCATAGTTGCAGTTTCGCTTATTCTTTTGTGTCGGGTAACGAAATGTGGTGTAGAAGGGACAGTCGGTGTTGCCGTGGGAACAGagcaaagctacaaaagaaacaatGCAGTTTCTTGATTGTAGCCTCACGGTAAATTCAGGCAAATGCCAACGTGCTCATTCGTGAACCTTCTTGCATTCCTGGATGTCCACGCCACTCACTTCATTTACTTTCACTGTGTGCATGTTACAGGTGCTCGCCTTTTTGTCACTGAAATCCGAAATGTTGTGTCCTGTCACACATCTGTTGCTAGACAGACTTTTGTAATGTGGCTTTTAATTTAATTCGTACTTACTCAGACTAAGGTGAAAAACTGTTTTTTGTCAAAAGTACGGAGACCAGcgctttttccttctcctcgtggaagaaaaaaaaacagaatttgcAGCGAGATAAAATTTTGTGCTCCAGATCGTTAAGTACACCACCTTACACTGTTACTTGCCCTAGCTTGCcgagaaaaaaatatgcggatttGCCTACGACTGCACCCTTTGCAGTGAGTGACGTTTAAAAAACATGCCATCTGCGTAATTTTGCGAGACCAGTTTCTTTTAATCACTGGTGTTGCAATGCAAACACGAAGCAAGGTGCAAACAAAGGGAAATtttcacttcttttatttttgacaaGCCAGGCAAGCATCAGTGTCAACTGTTATGCTGAACAATGCGGACCATAAGTGCAATGTTGATGCTACGTTTGAGCAATGAGCAATAGTTTTATGACGCGAAGAGAAAGTGCAGGTCATGCCTCATAAATTAATTGCCAGCGAGATTTGCGACACGCGCCAgccaatctctgaggccataatAAATTGTTCCATGCTAACCACACTAGGGGGAAATTTGGCGCTTACGTCTGCATGTGCTGCAGTGCGGCGTTTTACCTAGCACGGGATTGGTGGGTAGTAGATGGGATTTGCCCAACATTTGTCCTTCTAGCTTCGAACAACCAATCTGAACAACCAATTCCTATATTTAATCAAGCCAAAGTTGTCATACGTCGATGCTTAGCCTTGTTTAGCATTTCATTTCTACTGTCACACAAATTTAAGAATGTTACAAATGAAATGTTCAGAATTGGAACACCACTAGTAATTGTTCATGGTGATTGTGACTGTCCAAATGTCATGTGGATCTAGGGACAAGCACGCTCGTAAGTGTCGAGACTAACTTGCATGCCACAATGAATTGTAAACATAGAACACTGAAGAAAGGGAAACTTTACGCGGTCAGCACACAATCCAGCCAAACCACATGGAACAAAGGAAGCTACAACGTACTTGCTCAACAAAGCCACCCCAAACTTTAGAAAAATCCATATACTGCCAATTACTCTTACGATAGCTGAAATATTGCATTGCCAAAAAACATGCTAGAAATTGCACGATAAAATATGCTACGAATACAAACACTGAACTAAAGGAACCTTATGTGGCTAGCACATAACAGCCAAATCGCATGGAACAACGGAAGCCACAGTGCGCATTCTCGATGAAGCCATGCCACGCTTTAGAAAAAACCATATACTATCCATTAGTCTCGCGACAGTTGAGGCTGCGGTGCCAAATTTCTCTGTGGATTTTAATCGTGGTACAAGATTGTACGGCGTAAACATGAAAATTCTATAGTTGTACTCGCAACAGTATTATTTACTCTGTGCTCTCCTagtgtgtaaaaaaaaataccaacagCGTTTTACGTTTCGCTCCAAATGTGACACCTCCaattctgaatgttgtactcggTATTGTCGGCTCCAAAATAAATCATTCTGTGATGTAATCTCTGTCTCTGTCAAAAATCCACATGGAGGGGTTTATCTTGCAATGCAGTATGCCAACCTTGTAGAAGGGGACTTTATTTACAACACTTAACGAGAACAAACTACGGCGATGAATTGCGAAGGACTGGATCACGCCCCGATGGCCTTGTCGAGAAAGCTATCGATCTGGTCTTGGTCCTTGAGACCCAAGAAACGGTCCGTCACTTCGCCGTTCTTGAACATTATCACGGCTGGGACGGCTTCAACCTGGAAAGACAAGAGTAGTGTGCAACTGCATACCTGCCAAACTGTGAaccttaaaattttttttttatctcgtcgACACAACACTGGGAGGGAGGTTTGGGGGGAATAgcatgctttctttcttcctttcttttagtTTGTCCAGAGTGCCAACCTTTTGTGGGATACATACGCACTTCATTAAAGATTATTTATCTTTAAGACACGGCAAACGTACAAGCAACGCACTGTCTTTATATCACAGCAACATTGCTTTTGTCGATTTCGCCTGCTTCATCAACTTGCCTGAATATAAACTTGCACGAAGCAGGTACCCCCTATGGTGCCCTTTCTCAATCGGAAGACTTCCACGGGTGTGGTCAGAGACCCAAGTGCAAAAACTTTTTTGCGTAAAGAATTGATTTCTTTTTAACACCTTATGAAACGTTTGTAAAATAATATAACAAGACCAAATTCATAGATCTTACGGAAATTTCAGGAGAGCTGGCAGCCATGCAAGCGCCACTGTTCCTTCCTTATAGCAAATCCCTGATGATTTAAGCTCCCAAGCTCGAGCTGTACCAGTCTTCACAGTTTTTGCACAAAGCCGCAGCCAACCGCAGCCAACTTGTCTAAGCCACGGTTTCCTTGCTTGCAGAAAACTAGCCATGGTTATCGATCTGCCTCCTCTAGTCTAGAAAAGCAGTAAAATGTGCCAAGGTTGTTGTGGCGGTGTGCACGTACTGGCCGTAATTTATTGACCTGGCGGACCTCCCAAAGCGCTATGAGTAATGCGGTAGTGGCCGGCTCTAGTTTTTCACAGCCTGGGACTGCCTAATGCAGACTTGCATCCAGGTATAAGAGTGTTTTTATGTTGCGCCTCCATTGGGACACAGCCACCGGAGCAGAGGATCGGACTAGTGACATTGTGCTTAGTGAAAGAACACCGCAGATGCCGAGCCACCGTGTCAGATTCTACAGCTCTTGTTCTGTCTGTTAAAGCTCCTACATAAGGTAACATGGGTCCGGAGAAATTGTTCTTTTGTTCACAGTAACCAATGCATTGatctgatgaggtttgttgcatttaaaatgaaATGTTAAAATCTAACGACCGTAGGAAGCAAGCCTTTTATTTGTGCCAACCATTTCTTATGATAAACGTTGAATACTGCAAAGTTTTTAAAATCCCAAACAtccaagtttacaactccataTCGCGGCAATAGAAAATGATGTAGATTGCGTAAAGTGAACCTGTTGAGATATCTAGAGAAACCAAAATTGAAAACCACTAATTAGCGAGTCGGACTTTTGCAAAACTCTTGTAGGACCTTTGTAACAACTTAGCGTATGCTGTAAACAAGTGCATCCTGTTTGTCCACTTTACATGCTCCAATAGAAGCAGTTAACAGGATTTCCATGTCTTTCTTGATGCAGAggtacagatttgtaaactttcGTGTCGAACTTTCTTAAAAATTAACAATTTTGGGCAATCTTTGAAAACCTCGGATGCTCCAAATTAAAATTCTGCTTCCTAGTGTCGGCAGGATTCACCTTTCTCAATTACATGCCACTATAAATTCAATTCATATCGGCTGAGCGGTATTTGAATAGGGAAAGAGAAGTTGACCCCGCAGTAATGTTTCCTCACGAGGTATTCATCTTGTAAGGAGTCCAGCTGTAACGGTCATTTCACGCACCTCGTACTGAAAGGCAAGGTCAGCCTGGTCATCGATGTCCACTTTGGCAAGGTCCAGCTTGTCGCCCCTCGCGTCCACCGCAGCCTCCAAGCGAGGGGTCAACATCTTGCAGGGACCGCACCAGCTGTAACGTGCAAAATCCACACGAAAGAACGCAACCATCAGCTCACCGTTCAAAGGGAACTATAGTTTCACGTTAGCTTCGAGTATTGCATCACGTATATCCCGGTCGCGTACGAACATACGTACGAATGACGTAGCTGTTATACGATTAGATCCCTCGTCCCTATATTTCTCCCTATAATTCAGTATGCCACCATCAAACAACTTATGGCAGTTAACGGAATGCTAATCAAGCGCAACAACCAAACGCCGATCTACTGTATGGGCTCGCGTGCTCGGCTAAACCATCAGCGAAGGCGGCCACCACGGCCGTGACCACGAGATCGCGAAGGGTGCTGTTTCTTACTTAGCGCGGAAGTTGACGACAACCGGTTTCTTGCTCTCTAGCACTTTAGACTTGAAGTCCTCCTTGTCTTGAATGGAGAACTGCGCTCTCGAAGCTTGTGCTGTAGAAATGCATCTCGCGGAGATAAATCCGGATTGTCGGCACAGACGCAACGATGCTCGGACAAGCGCCATGATTGTTCGTCTGCTCATTGATTCCAGACTTTGCAGACGACGTAGCGGAGAATCCTCTACAGGGCCAAATGTTTTGAGTAAACGTTATCACTTTTATTTTTCACGTCTGTAAATCTGATTTTAAATTTTACCGCAGCAGCTAGAATTAAAAGGTCACGAATAAGTTTGGTAAAAATGGCAAATTTTCAGTTTTATCCCGTACCGtcatttcgcgcatgcgcagaaactgCAGGTGATTACCAAGATTACTGCTGAGAAAGCTTTCGATGCTGTTCTTTTCGCTCATTGTTGTTGCGGGCATCACAGGAGCGAGGCTTGTTAGCAAACAACGTCGTGTAACTAGCGCGTGAATTACCGGGCTGTCCGAGCTTTCGCTTCGCGATCATCACTGATTCTTCGTTGCGCATGCCCGGGACTCATTAAGCAGGGTGGTTTCGATTTCGATTCACCCGAAGTGCCCGAAGCACGctttttctatatttcttttttatagGCCTATATACTAGAAAGAGTTTACTCATCTCATACTCATTAGCATGCAGTGCTTAATTGTCATGACTATATAGCTGGTAAAAACTAGCTAACCCTGCATACGTGCAAGCTCACGCAAATGTGAATTTGTGAATGTGAATTTCTTATTGAGCTTTTGCTAATTTTAGATCACGTTCACATTCAATACACTATTTTAACACACAAAAAGGAATGACCAATTTGTACTAATGCAAGCATacccctagaaaaaaaaaagaatggtattTCCAAGAATTCCAATGCAAAACTATATAACAACCTTatcccttttatttcttatcaaAGCATTCATGCATGCCTTCAACTAGCATTTTAAAATTCCTAGCTGATACTGTTTCTTCATTTAACTGCATGCAAGCTTAATGATTTTTGTTATTGCTTCAAGCAGATCTTGTCTTGTGTAATATACTCTTGCAGCTCGATCGACCACACCGTTTGCATTTTAACCTTAGCCTTTTCAACTATTTTATTGTGTGCCAAGGCTGTTTTATTTTAATCTCTAATGTTCGGTACATATGTACATGATAGCTTAAGTTGCTTATGCATCGATACCGTAAGTAAATTGTTAACACAGAGTTCCAATTATAGTGTGACCTGATTGAACCTAGATCTACCCCACACATTATCAACGGTTCCTCTGCTCAACACTCTACCAGGACTTCAGAAAGTGAAGGGCAGAGATTGACTAGAATTTGACACTGCGTGTCAGTAGCGCACTTTGTTGATTACTGAGCTGTGATATGTCATAACCAGTTCGCCTTATAGACTCATATCTGGGCACATGGAGGGGAGAGACAGGAAGACACATCAAGCTAAGGGCCATAAAGTCGGGTACGAGCTGGAACAGACGTCAAGCTAATGACATATATTACAACTGATACATAAGTTGATTTCATgcacaataacaacaataatggTGGCAGGCATGTGGTGTCTGCACATGCCTCCACATGTCAAGATACTGAGAGCTTAAAATATATCTTTAAAAGCAATGGATTATCTGTTTACCCTgactcttttctttcttgtgtgcttTCTACGTGCATTTGTATGTGCCACTTCCAGGAATAAAAGCATATTTGACTTTTCGACGACGCTGTGTGCATGTGCTTGTTTCTGTGTCCTGTACATGCCACACTACTACAGTAAGATTTCCTTTCTGCCAAGATGTTCCGACCATCCCAATGGAGCATGGTAATGTTTACTAAATTATAAACATAATCGCATTAGTCTTACAGAAAATGTAGTCACAGAATGCTTTGTATATATCCGACACATACACACGGAGTAATGAATAGTCTAACAAACAAGCAGTTGCATCAGCTCACATTAGAAAGAGGGCAATTATGGCGTATACTTTAACCATTTACATCAGCATTCGCAGCAGCTGACAACATTCTCAACGCTTTTAATGTGTTGCGACTTTGTCCATACAGCAGCATCACACATTGGCTTTAAATCTTCCTTGTTTCTTCGGGTCAAAACTGCAGGACGTTGTACAATTTTGTGCCCTTATAGAGCTTGCATTGTCATCATTAAGAGCCTCTACATATGTCCACTGCGAGATAACGGCCTCCCTAAGTGATCGcctataaccccccccccccccccccccccccccccccgtctttcaTCAACCAACTCCAACCTGTAggtctgcaaatttcctaattttgtcccACACTCTAGTCCTCTGTTGTGATCACTGCTTCACATTGTCTTGGCACCCATCATCATTATACTCTAACAAGCAACCTGGTATCCGCACATCATGAGATCTGTTCAACTCCGCCTCCTCTTAACCTCAACTAAAATGCTATCAGCTACAGCCATTTGCTCAACAATCAGTGTATTGCCATCTTCCGTACTCTCGCCTGTTGTGCAGTGCTCAGCTAAACCTCAAGCAATTCCTTTAATTAATTGTTATCCCTATGGCATAATGCCTCTCCATTCTTGCACAGAATGTGTTTGTAGTTAATTCATTCAAGGATCAGCTGGTA encodes:
- the LOC142590065 gene encoding thioredoxin, mitochondrial-like codes for the protein MSRRTIMALVRASLRLCRQSGFISARCISTAQASRAQFSIQDKEDFKSKVLESKKPVVVNFRANWCGPCKMLTPRLEAAVDARGDKLDLAKVDIDDQADLAFQYEVEAVPAVIMFKNGEVTDRFLGLKDQDQIDSFLDKAIGA